A single Saccharolobus shibatae B12 DNA region contains:
- the agl3 gene encoding UDP-sulfoquinovose synthase produces MKILILGADGYLGWSLALRLAKRGHEVIGVDNLYTRNAVREVGSDSAFPLPDPEERITAARKLLDVNITFHRADVKDFDKLHEIIQKHKPDAVVHFAEQRSAPYSMIDVNHANYTFINNLTSTINLIYSIIKVDPSIHILKMGTMGEYGTPNYDILESPFVEVEINGKKDTIPFPKWASSWYHWSKVYDSYNLLWANKVWNLTITDIMQGPVYGTRTEEIIDEKLRTRFDFDEVWGTVVNRYCVEAVLGIPLTPYGKGGQTRGFISLEDSMQALTILLEHPPNQGEYRVVNQIHEVYSVAQIAQMVKEVAEFMGLRVTIQNVKNPRVEKEEHYYRVETRILPSLGFSPKKNMKEEIKNIIEDLIPYKNRLESFKHVILPKTDWRKGRT; encoded by the coding sequence ATGAAAATACTTATCTTAGGTGCTGATGGCTATCTAGGATGGTCACTAGCACTACGATTGGCTAAGAGAGGACATGAAGTTATTGGAGTAGATAACTTATACACTAGAAATGCAGTAAGGGAAGTAGGATCAGATTCCGCATTTCCATTACCAGATCCAGAGGAAAGGATCACAGCAGCAAGGAAATTACTTGATGTCAATATAACCTTTCACAGAGCTGATGTTAAGGATTTTGATAAATTACATGAGATTATTCAAAAACATAAACCAGATGCAGTAGTTCATTTCGCCGAACAAAGATCTGCTCCATACTCGATGATTGATGTGAATCACGCTAATTACACCTTCATAAATAATCTTACTAGTACGATAAATCTCATTTATTCAATAATAAAGGTGGATCCGAGTATCCATATTCTAAAGATGGGAACAATGGGAGAATATGGAACACCTAATTATGATATACTAGAGTCACCATTTGTAGAAGTTGAAATAAACGGCAAAAAGGATACGATTCCATTTCCCAAATGGGCTAGCAGTTGGTATCATTGGAGTAAAGTTTACGATAGTTACAACTTGTTATGGGCAAATAAGGTATGGAATTTAACCATCACCGATATTATGCAAGGCCCAGTATATGGTACGAGAACTGAAGAGATTATAGATGAGAAGTTAAGGACGAGATTCGATTTTGATGAAGTTTGGGGGACGGTTGTTAATAGATATTGCGTGGAAGCAGTATTGGGTATTCCGTTAACACCTTATGGAAAAGGAGGCCAAACCAGAGGATTCATTTCACTTGAGGATAGCATGCAAGCGCTAACTATTTTACTTGAACATCCTCCTAATCAAGGAGAATATAGGGTCGTTAACCAAATTCATGAGGTATATAGTGTCGCTCAAATAGCTCAAATGGTCAAAGAAGTTGCTGAGTTTATGGGATTGAGAGTTACTATACAAAATGTAAAGAACCCTAGAGTAGAAAAAGAGGAACACTATTATAGGGTTGAAACTAGAATATTGCCATCGTTGGGATTTAGTCCTAAAAAGAACATGAAGGAAGAAATAAAGAACATAATAGAGGATTTGATTCCTTACAAGAATAGGCTAGAATCATTTAAACATGTAATACTACCTAAGACTGATTGGAGAAAAGGAAGAACTTGA
- a CDS encoding winged helix-turn-helix transcriptional regulator, with amino-acid sequence MDSIDKGILKILLKDARTPQRRIAMMLGISPPAVSYRMEKLFGDIIKRFTLYVNPNFLGRYHGYVAFNNLYDWDGDYIAKIECLEETNIYEIDSKSRFELDEKIRKMSEKLGEPKMIYIPNQMPYSPSKFDLKVVGILKEKPLIKPIELAEELGVSSKTIRRHLRYLYSKKFIRLIPIIDLNRAEISIFAVFTSKVEDGKKFFVKYAFTEIEDDKAGIFVNVVDSMDEARDLALKFKREYDKDAEIMITTKYEFL; translated from the coding sequence ATGGATTCAATAGATAAGGGAATATTAAAGATACTTCTAAAAGATGCTAGAACACCACAAAGAAGAATTGCAATGATGCTAGGCATATCTCCACCAGCCGTTAGCTACAGAATGGAGAAGTTGTTTGGAGATATAATCAAAAGATTTACACTTTACGTTAATCCAAATTTCCTAGGCAGATATCATGGTTATGTAGCCTTTAACAATTTATACGATTGGGATGGAGATTACATAGCCAAAATCGAGTGTCTAGAAGAGACTAACATTTATGAAATTGATTCCAAGAGTAGATTTGAACTTGATGAAAAAATACGAAAAATGAGCGAGAAGTTGGGAGAACCAAAAATGATATATATACCAAATCAAATGCCTTATAGCCCCTCCAAGTTTGACTTGAAAGTAGTAGGCATACTTAAGGAGAAACCCTTGATAAAACCAATTGAGCTAGCTGAAGAGTTAGGAGTATCATCCAAAACAATCAGAAGACATCTAAGATACTTGTATAGCAAAAAATTCATCCGACTGATCCCTATTATAGATTTAAATAGGGCTGAGATATCCATATTTGCAGTATTTACATCCAAGGTAGAAGATGGGAAAAAATTCTTTGTAAAGTACGCTTTCACTGAAATAGAGGATGATAAAGCTGGAATATTTGTAAATGTGGTTGATAGTATGGATGAAGCTAGAGACCTAGCGTTAAAGTTTAAGAGAGAATACGATAAGGATGCGGAAATAATGATAACGACAAAATACGAATTTTTATAA
- a CDS encoding dihydrolipoyl dehydrogenase family protein, with amino-acid sequence MKVAVIGSGPAGIYASLELAKNNKVILVEKEERLGGTCVLYGCIPSKAMLHPIHLASELEKLGKSIVFDLGELRKLGQEASFRLSKGVEYMLEDNGVEVIHGVASLRSGQLNVNNETLQADYIVLATGTYREVVKGIIYSEDLPYLDKDFQSVIIVGGDVGGVEFGWMLRKLGKEVVLIDKQSSLLPYLDKEVSNAITNYFSKIGVKLYLNRSVKEMKEREVVLENGEKLTADVVYMTFGRKPSIQGFEEVNHNPFVTVDEYLRTSISNVFAAGDIIGTHTAHEAMYAGKVAAINVMGGKKLFNKQGIPKVVYTHPTIAYVGNMEGKCAKINLTEIGRAITEKETDGFLKICVKDDKIVGAQAFMKDAEEVISLISFLIRYNIKVSEIKDYVAPHPSYIEAITELLSRVQLSS; translated from the coding sequence ATGAAGGTTGCGGTTATAGGTTCGGGCCCAGCCGGAATATATGCCTCGTTAGAATTAGCTAAAAATAACAAGGTAATATTGGTGGAAAAAGAGGAAAGGCTTGGAGGAACATGTGTACTATACGGCTGTATTCCATCTAAGGCTATGTTGCATCCCATACATCTGGCTTCTGAGCTCGAAAAGTTAGGTAAAAGTATAGTTTTTGATTTGGGAGAGTTAAGAAAACTAGGTCAAGAGGCGTCATTTAGGTTATCCAAGGGAGTCGAATACATGCTGGAGGATAATGGAGTAGAAGTTATTCATGGGGTCGCGTCCCTTAGATCTGGGCAGTTGAACGTAAATAATGAGACTCTTCAAGCAGATTATATTGTTTTAGCTACAGGTACTTATAGAGAAGTGGTTAAGGGTATAATATATTCAGAGGATTTGCCTTATCTAGATAAGGATTTCCAGAGCGTTATAATCGTTGGAGGAGATGTGGGAGGTGTTGAATTTGGATGGATGCTAAGAAAACTTGGAAAGGAAGTAGTTCTAATTGATAAACAGTCTTCACTATTGCCATATCTGGATAAGGAGGTTAGTAATGCTATAACCAACTACTTCTCAAAGATAGGTGTGAAATTGTATTTGAATCGTTCAGTTAAGGAGATGAAAGAAAGAGAGGTAGTATTAGAGAACGGGGAGAAGTTAACTGCAGATGTTGTATACATGACTTTTGGTAGGAAACCATCAATCCAAGGATTTGAGGAGGTTAATCACAATCCTTTTGTGACTGTCGATGAATACTTAAGGACCAGTATAAGTAACGTTTTTGCAGCTGGTGATATAATTGGTACTCACACTGCTCATGAAGCAATGTACGCAGGGAAAGTAGCCGCAATTAACGTTATGGGTGGAAAGAAATTATTTAATAAACAAGGTATACCTAAAGTCGTATATACTCATCCTACAATAGCTTATGTAGGAAACATGGAAGGAAAGTGTGCCAAGATTAATTTGACTGAAATAGGTCGTGCGATTACTGAAAAAGAGACTGATGGATTCCTTAAGATTTGCGTTAAAGACGATAAGATTGTGGGAGCTCAAGCTTTTATGAAGGATGCTGAAGAAGTGATATCTTTAATTTCATTCTTAATTAGGTATAATATTAAGGTTAGTGAGATTAAGGATTACGTAGCTCCACATCCCTCCTATATCGAGGCTATAACTGAACTTCTAAGTAGAGTTCAGCTTTCATCGTAA
- a CDS encoding VIT1/CCC1 transporter family protein yields the protein MVKLEDIILKNYEEELFDHKVYSKLAEVERNPELKKTLFKLAEMEKKHSEFWREVAEKRGLKIKGKLTTLNRIKVNFYTLLRKILGLDITIKVLESSEEDDIEKYRKLSEMEIFSSDEKQRLKDIMVDEAVHEKVLGNVEAKSVGDFVYGISDGLVEVLAAVSGLSGAISSPLFVAVGGLIVGVSGTLSMAIGAYLSTKSEKDVKIQERKRLELEKNVDQHSVQLRLVNFFTELGVNLNLAKKVSSSLVNVAEDILYPEVKENPVKSALITGLSYITGAIIPILPYLVGLSGLTGVITSYVVAGLATFIVGSIIGILSGINPFRKGAQMASLALLAALGTHALGYLASRFLNVSI from the coding sequence GTGGTAAAGTTGGAGGATATTATACTTAAGAATTACGAAGAAGAGTTATTTGACCATAAGGTCTACAGTAAGTTAGCAGAAGTAGAGAGAAATCCAGAATTAAAGAAGACATTATTTAAATTAGCAGAAATGGAGAAGAAACATTCTGAATTTTGGAGAGAGGTCGCTGAGAAAAGAGGACTTAAGATTAAAGGAAAACTAACAACTTTAAATAGAATCAAGGTAAACTTTTACACTCTATTGCGAAAAATTTTGGGTCTAGATATTACAATTAAAGTTCTAGAGAGCAGTGAGGAGGATGACATAGAGAAGTACAGGAAACTGTCCGAAATGGAGATCTTCTCTTCCGATGAGAAACAAAGGTTAAAGGATATTATGGTAGATGAGGCAGTCCATGAAAAAGTTTTAGGAAATGTTGAAGCTAAAAGTGTAGGTGATTTTGTATATGGCATAAGTGACGGTCTGGTAGAGGTTTTAGCTGCGGTATCGGGATTATCTGGGGCCATATCTTCACCACTATTTGTTGCCGTGGGAGGATTAATAGTTGGAGTATCTGGAACGCTTTCAATGGCAATAGGTGCATACCTATCTACTAAGTCAGAAAAAGACGTAAAGATCCAAGAAAGAAAGAGATTGGAGTTAGAGAAGAATGTTGATCAACACTCAGTTCAATTAAGACTGGTGAATTTCTTTACAGAACTTGGAGTAAATCTAAATCTAGCCAAGAAGGTCTCGTCAAGTTTAGTAAACGTTGCTGAAGATATTCTATACCCAGAAGTTAAGGAAAATCCAGTTAAAAGTGCCTTAATTACGGGTTTGTCATACATTACTGGGGCTATAATACCCATTTTGCCATATTTAGTTGGATTATCTGGACTTACTGGCGTGATAACGTCTTATGTAGTTGCAGGATTAGCCACATTTATAGTTGGTTCTATCATAGGGATATTAAGTGGAATAAACCCATTTAGGAAAGGTGCTCAAATGGCTTCTTTGGCGCTGTTAGCAGCTTTAGGTACTCATGCTTTAGGATATTTAGCGTCAAGATTTCTAAATGTCAGCATTTAA
- a CDS encoding M61 family metallopeptidase, translating to MKFYINSRNKYIEVFAEGKEGIIIFPTWIPGSYVIRDTERYVVEIEGIRIGKNRFFVKDKFRYVIQSLSKDQREAISTSDYLFINPPSVFPFQTIEEEYCVKINTTWPIHTTLKKVGDWFCADNYNEFADSPIQASPKLKLIEIDKKHKISTIDELDKSFIESLEKCIFEIDQKIFSNSSTDEYIFFFRRSDIDLGGIEHERSSSIVVSWNYKDLIRLFIHEYFHRYNVKKIRPKDLKINYESETYTELLWVAEGLTEYIAAVVPLRTRVVKVEETLNYIANTLAWLTFPGIRRMSLAESSYTTWIKYYHRDNNFFNVGISYYQLGLIVGLIMDLEMIENGNSIYNFFRELYKLGEYTYGNVRDIAERLGVRNLDELVFSKDPPIFNRLSRYFELSFVDKGSPYCGLMLDNKKVTFVEDDSPADKAGIIQGDEIIGINGISSNNLECKGTLALVINREGRLMEFTLKPSENPGHNLAIKGSGQVFKKWSNGIEYGEGKSNIRII from the coding sequence ATGAAATTTTATATAAATTCTCGGAATAAGTACATTGAGGTTTTTGCAGAAGGAAAAGAGGGTATAATTATTTTTCCAACATGGATTCCTGGTTCTTATGTTATCAGAGATACAGAGAGATATGTCGTAGAAATAGAAGGAATTAGAATAGGAAAGAATAGGTTCTTTGTTAAAGATAAGTTCAGATATGTGATCCAATCTCTAAGTAAAGATCAAAGAGAAGCGATCTCAACTAGTGACTATTTATTCATTAATCCCCCATCAGTATTTCCGTTTCAGACAATTGAAGAGGAATATTGTGTAAAAATTAACACTACGTGGCCTATCCATACTACGTTAAAAAAGGTCGGAGATTGGTTTTGTGCCGATAACTATAATGAATTTGCGGATTCACCCATTCAAGCTTCACCTAAATTAAAGCTGATTGAGATTGATAAAAAGCATAAAATTTCTACTATTGATGAACTTGATAAATCGTTTATAGAATCATTAGAAAAATGTATATTTGAAATAGATCAGAAGATCTTTTCTAATTCCTCTACAGATGAATATATATTCTTCTTTAGGAGGTCTGATATTGATTTAGGTGGGATTGAACACGAGAGATCTTCTTCCATTGTAGTCTCATGGAACTACAAAGATCTTATCCGCTTGTTTATTCATGAATATTTCCATAGGTACAATGTAAAGAAAATTAGGCCTAAGGATTTAAAGATTAATTACGAAAGCGAAACTTATACTGAGTTACTGTGGGTTGCGGAGGGTCTTACAGAGTATATTGCAGCAGTAGTTCCTTTAAGAACAAGAGTAGTGAAAGTGGAGGAAACTCTGAATTACATTGCAAACACATTAGCGTGGCTTACCTTTCCGGGGATAAGGAGAATGAGCTTAGCAGAATCTTCCTATACCACATGGATAAAGTATTACCACCGTGACAATAATTTCTTCAACGTGGGCATTTCCTATTATCAGCTAGGTCTAATTGTTGGTCTTATAATGGATCTAGAGATGATTGAGAACGGTAACTCAATTTATAATTTCTTTAGAGAATTATACAAATTAGGGGAATATACGTATGGTAATGTTAGGGACATAGCAGAAAGATTAGGAGTTAGGAATTTAGACGAGTTAGTGTTTTCAAAAGATCCACCAATATTTAATAGACTGTCAAGATATTTTGAACTAAGTTTCGTAGATAAAGGTTCTCCATATTGTGGGTTAATGTTAGATAACAAGAAGGTGACTTTTGTTGAAGATGATTCACCCGCAGATAAAGCTGGAATTATTCAAGGTGACGAAATAATTGGCATAAATGGAATTTCTTCCAATAATTTAGAATGTAAAGGTACACTAGCGTTGGTTATTAATAGAGAGGGAAGACTTATGGAGTTTACACTTAAGCCAAGTGAAAATCCTGGACACAATTTGGCTATAAAAGGAAGTGGACAGGTATTCAAGAAATGGTCTAATGGTATAGAATATGGAGAAGGGAAGTCAAACATAAGGATCATTTAA
- a CDS encoding 4Fe-4S dicluster domain-containing protein, with product MGIDPNYRTNFPVSGEHSGHKIYGTVEPPAKLGIHGTIVGVDFDLCIADGSCINACPVNVFQWYDTPGHPASEKKADPVNEQACIFCMACVNVCPVAAIDVKPP from the coding sequence ATGGGTATAGATCCTAACTACAGGACGAATTTTCCGGTATCTGGTGAGCATTCTGGGCATAAGATATATGGTACAGTAGAACCACCGGCAAAGCTAGGTATACATGGAACCATTGTTGGTGTAGATTTCGATCTATGTATTGCAGATGGTTCATGTATAAACGCATGTCCAGTTAATGTCTTCCAATGGTATGATACACCTGGTCATCCTGCATCAGAAAAGAAGGCAGATCCAGTAAATGAGCAAGCTTGTATATTCTGTATGGCATGTGTTAACGTCTGTCCAGTTGCAGCAATTGACGTAAAACCACCATAA
- a CDS encoding DUF929 domain-containing protein, whose translation MMAKRKKSQQNENKLLYIPFVVLVVVIVILVAVPYFGHPSSSSPITANANTPLFNLYKVSNTNYAPNNSVEIYFISWYGCPNGATTSWPLYLALTKYGNLSVVPHYSVYESNFGGEIPGLLFLNYTPLPNSRVYFHPIYIYGQYLNETTNGTPINTDDVTFGLKELKSELPSWAYNLVVYYEVNQTYTQLNNIAPAYFGNYPHIISILIITGPGGTWVDLGYPNSISPSTLAALNSTVLYNIILHKATPSAQYLRAYNQILNASSEITNAINEALA comes from the coding sequence ATGATGGCTAAAAGGAAAAAATCGCAACAAAATGAGAATAAGTTACTTTATATACCTTTTGTTGTGCTAGTTGTGGTAATTGTAATCTTAGTAGCAGTGCCATACTTTGGCCATCCCTCTTCATCTTCACCAATTACAGCCAACGCCAATACTCCTCTCTTTAATTTATATAAGGTCAGTAATACCAATTACGCACCTAACAATTCTGTCGAAATTTACTTCATAAGTTGGTATGGTTGTCCAAACGGTGCTACAACATCGTGGCCCTTATATTTAGCACTTACAAAATATGGAAATCTAAGCGTAGTCCCACATTATTCAGTATATGAGAGTAATTTTGGAGGAGAAATACCAGGGTTACTGTTCCTTAACTATACGCCACTTCCAAATTCTAGAGTGTACTTTCATCCAATTTACATTTACGGCCAATATTTGAACGAAACAACAAATGGTACGCCAATAAACACTGACGATGTGACCTTTGGATTGAAAGAGCTGAAAAGTGAGTTACCCAGTTGGGCGTATAATCTGGTAGTGTACTATGAGGTGAATCAAACATATACTCAACTTAATAATATAGCTCCAGCATATTTCGGCAATTATCCCCACATAATTTCAATATTAATCATAACCGGACCCGGCGGTACCTGGGTTGATTTGGGATATCCCAATTCAATCTCTCCGTCCACATTAGCCGCCTTAAATTCCACAGTACTATACAATATAATACTGCACAAAGCTACTCCTTCTGCACAGTACTTGCGAGCATACAATCAAATTCTCAATGCTTCAAGCGAAATAACAAATGCTATAAACGAGGCTTTAGCCTAA
- a CDS encoding lactate/malate dehydrogenase family protein, with the protein MNIEKSLIYFRMHIYTRDSMVKIAFIGVGKIGQTIAYSVIFDGLASEVILYDIIPELPEKFEHELRHAMATRGLSTEVIGTNSLDDVANADIILIMAGKPRKPGMSRRDLFVDNAKIQIDLAKQLPPRNPGALYIMVANPVDMMASVFMRFSKQLTISTGDTVETMRMRSYISKKLKVPVTKVTGYVAGEHGEDAVVLWSTVKVNGKPFEEVAKGVTKEEVENYVKSIPGEIIRVMGGTTWGPATIIKDIVRAIVLNEGRVMSIATPRTYKDEIIHISVPIVVGAEIGPSLEGVLPESDKERLNKSVEDFYKVYKENLDHLLQVIKQ; encoded by the coding sequence ATGAACATTGAAAAAAGCTTAATATACTTTAGAATGCATATTTATACTCGTGATAGTATGGTAAAAATAGCTTTTATAGGAGTAGGAAAAATAGGTCAGACAATAGCTTATTCTGTAATTTTTGACGGTTTAGCAAGTGAAGTTATATTATACGATATTATTCCAGAATTACCAGAAAAGTTCGAACATGAATTAAGACATGCAATGGCTACTAGAGGTCTTTCCACTGAAGTAATAGGTACTAACTCTCTTGATGATGTAGCCAATGCCGATATCATACTTATTATGGCGGGTAAGCCAAGGAAACCAGGGATGAGCAGAAGGGATCTATTTGTTGATAATGCAAAAATACAAATAGATCTTGCAAAACAGCTTCCTCCTAGAAATCCCGGGGCATTATACATAATGGTTGCAAATCCAGTTGACATGATGGCCTCAGTATTCATGAGATTCTCTAAACAACTCACAATAAGCACTGGAGACACGGTAGAGACAATGAGAATGAGATCATATATAAGTAAGAAACTTAAAGTCCCAGTAACTAAGGTAACTGGGTATGTAGCGGGAGAGCATGGAGAAGACGCAGTAGTTTTGTGGAGCACAGTCAAAGTCAACGGGAAACCCTTTGAGGAAGTAGCTAAAGGAGTAACTAAAGAGGAGGTTGAAAATTACGTTAAGTCAATACCAGGGGAGATAATAAGAGTAATGGGTGGAACAACCTGGGGACCGGCAACTATAATAAAGGACATTGTTAGAGCAATAGTCTTAAATGAAGGAAGAGTGATGAGTATAGCAACTCCTAGAACTTATAAAGATGAGATAATACACATAAGCGTCCCAATAGTTGTAGGAGCTGAAATAGGACCAAGTTTGGAGGGCGTATTACCAGAGAGTGACAAGGAGAGGTTAAACAAATCTGTTGAGGACTTTTACAAGGTCTATAAGGAGAATTTAGATCATTTATTGCAAGTAATTAAACAATAA
- a CDS encoding MarR family transcriptional regulator, whose protein sequence is MNLREKILAYLYQNRDSTLEEIAEGLKEDKYEVDATLKYLEREGLVIKRTKGIIFKKTVYDLTASGLEEAKKIYKSLQEKSRQLQELLASGNVDPSQLPQEYIDVLPLLITLSLLDMMLLEDLTLFDIFGY, encoded by the coding sequence ATGAATCTCAGAGAGAAAATTCTTGCTTATTTATATCAGAATAGGGACTCCACTTTGGAAGAAATAGCAGAGGGACTTAAGGAAGATAAATATGAAGTTGATGCAACGTTGAAGTATTTAGAACGAGAGGGATTAGTTATAAAGAGAACCAAAGGCATTATATTTAAAAAGACTGTTTACGATCTTACTGCATCCGGTTTAGAGGAAGCCAAGAAGATTTATAAATCTTTACAAGAAAAATCGAGACAATTACAAGAATTACTTGCTAGTGGTAATGTGGATCCTTCTCAGTTACCTCAAGAGTACATTGATGTTCTTCCATTATTAATCACTTTGTCGCTTTTAGACATGATGCTATTAGAAGATTTAACGCTATTTGACATATTTGGATATTAA
- the sfsA gene encoding DNA/RNA nuclease SfsA yields MKERDSRNQIGDLPFRVKEGFSVYEFIEQLYEAHVVERINRFLVKVTFNGEEFLAHLHDPGRLKDLIYPGNLVLIRETKGYKTKFSITAAYSNSRFVVLDSRLHNIIASKFLPETYEKEIKVGNSRIDFKYDNTFLEVKGCTLVENDIAYFPDAPTERGRRHLKELRELMRKGFNAMLLILVMRDDAKCFLPNEKTDPKFSIEFWNSIKEGLKLNIKTFKLVGNKIVYVGDIPLCKTNLT; encoded by the coding sequence ATGAAGGAAAGAGATTCCCGAAACCAAATTGGAGACTTACCCTTTCGTGTTAAGGAGGGCTTTAGCGTATACGAGTTCATCGAACAATTATATGAAGCACACGTAGTAGAACGGATAAATAGATTCTTGGTTAAAGTGACTTTTAACGGGGAAGAATTCCTTGCCCACTTGCATGACCCTGGAAGATTAAAAGATTTAATTTATCCAGGAAACTTAGTACTGATTAGGGAAACAAAGGGTTATAAAACAAAATTTTCAATAACTGCAGCTTACTCTAATTCAAGATTTGTAGTGCTAGATAGTAGATTACACAACATTATAGCCTCAAAGTTCCTACCGGAAACTTACGAAAAAGAGATTAAGGTAGGAAACAGTAGAATTGACTTCAAATACGATAATACCTTCTTGGAAGTAAAAGGATGTACGTTAGTGGAGAACGATATAGCTTATTTCCCCGATGCTCCAACTGAAAGAGGGAGAAGACATCTTAAAGAATTAAGGGAGCTAATGAGGAAGGGATTCAACGCAATGTTACTAATTTTAGTAATGAGAGATGATGCAAAATGTTTCTTACCTAATGAGAAAACTGATCCTAAATTCTCGATTGAATTCTGGAATTCAATAAAGGAGGGGTTAAAATTAAATATAAAGACTTTTAAATTAGTTGGAAATAAGATAGTTTACGTTGGAGATATTCCACTTTGCAAAACAAATTTAACTTAA
- the bluB gene encoding 5,6-dimethylbenzimidazole synthase — MNVYEAIRKRRDIRSYYKPDPIPDEVLARILSAAHLAPSVGYSQPWNFIIIRDTEIRKKIKQLVEEERKRFENILDEERRAIFSKIKVEAILDSPINIAVTYDPNRFGPNILGRTTMPETSLYSTVLAIGNLWLAATAEGIGVGFVSFFNKERVKEILKIPKEIELVGYLTLGYVKEFPKIPELEEKGWNRRLMLSDLVFEDIFGNKLGEHFRLLLDRTFENIFSSF, encoded by the coding sequence ATGAATGTATATGAAGCAATACGAAAGAGGAGGGATATAAGAAGTTATTATAAACCAGACCCTATCCCTGATGAGGTTTTAGCCAGAATTCTTTCTGCAGCTCATCTTGCTCCTTCAGTTGGCTATTCACAGCCTTGGAATTTCATTATAATTAGAGATACGGAAATTAGGAAGAAGATTAAGCAATTAGTAGAGGAAGAACGGAAAAGATTTGAAAACATTTTAGATGAGGAACGCAGAGCAATATTTTCTAAGATAAAGGTAGAAGCAATATTAGATTCCCCTATCAATATAGCCGTGACCTATGATCCTAATCGATTTGGCCCTAATATTTTAGGTAGGACTACTATGCCAGAGACCTCACTATATAGTACTGTACTTGCAATAGGTAATTTATGGTTAGCGGCTACTGCAGAGGGAATAGGTGTTGGATTCGTGTCCTTTTTCAATAAGGAGAGAGTCAAGGAGATATTGAAAATTCCCAAGGAGATAGAACTGGTAGGTTACCTAACCTTAGGATATGTAAAGGAGTTTCCTAAAATACCAGAACTAGAGGAGAAGGGATGGAATAGAAGGCTAATGTTATCAGATCTAGTATTTGAAGATATTTTTGGTAATAAACTTGGTGAACATTTTAGACTATTACTAGATAGAACCTTTGAGAACATATTTAGTAGTTTCTGA